One genomic window of Saccopteryx bilineata isolate mSacBil1 chromosome 4, mSacBil1_pri_phased_curated, whole genome shotgun sequence includes the following:
- the PCK2 gene encoding phosphoenolpyruvate carboxykinase [GTP], mitochondrial isoform X2, which yields MAAVYRPGLRLSWHGLRPCGWSSQRSIQTLRVLSGDLGKLPARVRDFVERSARLCQPEGIHICDGTEAENTAILTLLEQQGLIRKLHKYNNCWLARTDPKDVARVESKTVIVTPSQRDTVPLPAGGARGQLGNWMSPAEFQQAVDERFPGCMQGNQGRDTGRGTEGFNKLEPFIQLTFPSTGRTMYVLPFSMGPVGSPLSRIGVQLTDSAYVVASMRIMTRLGTPVLQALGDGDFVKCLHSVGQPLTGQGEPVSQWPCNPEKTLIGHVPDQREIVSFGSGYGGNSLLGKKCFALRIASRLARDEGWLAEHMLILGITSPAGKKRYVAAAFPSACGKTNLAMMRPALPGWKVECVGDDIAWMRFDSDGRLRAINPENGFFGVAPGTSATTNPNAMATIQSNTLFTNVAETSDGGVYWEGIDQSLPPGVTVTSWLGKAWKPGDKEPCAHPNSRFCAPARQCPIMDPAWEAPEGVPIDAIIFGGRRPKGVPLVYEAFNWRHGVFVGSAMRSESTAAAEHKGKIIMHDPFAMRPFFGYNFGRYLEHWLSMEEHKGARLPRIFHVNWFRRDEAGRFLWPGFGENSRVLDWICRRLEGEDSARETPIGLVPKEGALDLSGLGAIDTTQLFSLPKDFWEQEVHDIRSYLTEQVNQDLPKEVLTELEALEGRVRRM from the exons ATGGCAGCTGTGTACCGCCCCGGCCTGCG ACTTAGCTGGCATGGGCTGAGGCCCTGTGGCTGGTCATCACAGCGCAGCATCCAGACCCTGCGAGTACTCAGTGGAGATCTGGGCAAGCTGCCTGCTAGGGTTCGAGACTTTGTGGAGCGCAGTGCACGCCTGTGCCAACCAGAGGGTATCCACATTTGTGATGGGACCGAGGCTGAGAACACTGCCATACTGACTCTGCTGGAGCAGCAGGGACTCATCCGAAAGCTCCACAAGTACAACAACTG CTGGCTGGCCCGCACAGACCCCAAGGATGTGGCACGAGTAGAGAGCAAGACCGTGATTGTAACTCCTTCTCAACGAGACACAGTGCCTCTCCCAGCTGGTGGGGCCCGTGGGCAGCTGGGCAACTGGATGTCTCCAGCTGAGTTCCAGCAAGCTGTGGATGAAAGGTTTCCAGGCTGCATGCAGGGTAACCAGGGCAGGGACACAGGCAGGGGCACTGAGGGTTTTAACAAGTTAGAACCCTTCATCCAGCTGACATTTCCCTCCACAGGCAGAACCATGTATGTGCTTCCATTCAGCATGGGTCCTGTGGGCTCCCCACTGTCCCGCATTGGAGTGCAACTCACTGACTCAGCATACGTGGTAGCAAGCATGCGTATTATGACCCGGCTGGGGACACCTGTGCTTCAGGCCCTGGGAGATGGTGACTTTGTCAAGTGTCTGCACTCTGTGGGCCAGCCCCTGACTGGGCAAG GGGAGCCGGTGAGCCAGTGGCCATGCAACCCAGAGAAAACCCTGATTGGCCATGTGCCTGACCAGCGAGAAATCGTCTCCTTCGGCAGCGGCTATGGTGGCAACTCCCTGCTGGGCAAGAAGTGCTTTGCCCTTCGCATCGCCTCTCGGCTGGCCAGGGATGAGGGCTGGCTAGCGGAGCACATGCTG ATCCTGGGTATCACCAGCCCTGCAGGGAAGAAGCGCTATGTGGCAGCTGCCTTCCCCAGTGCCTGTGGCAAGACGAACTTGGCCATGATGCGGCCCGCTTTGCCAGGCTGGAAAGTAGAGTGTGTGGGGGATGACATCGCCTGGATGAGGTTTGACAGTGATG GTCGACTCCGGGCCATCAACCCTGAGAATGGCTTCTTTGGGGTCGCCCCTGGCACTTCTGCCACCACCAATCCCAATGCCATGGCCACAATCCAGAGTAACACTCTTTTCACCAACGTGGCTGAGACCAGCGATGGTGGTGTATACTGGGAAGGCATTGACCAGTCTCTTCCACCTGGAGTCACTGTCACCTCCTGGCTGGGCAAGGCATGGAAACCTG GTGACAAGGAGCCCTGTGCACATCCCAACTCTCGCTTTTGTGCCCCGGCTCGCCAGTGCCCCATCATGGACCCAGCGTGGGAGGCCCCTGAGGGTGTCCCCATTGATGCCATCATCTTTGGAGGCCGCAGACCCAAAG GAGTGCCACTGGTGTATGAAGCCTTCAACTGGCGCCACGGAGTGTTTGTGGGCAGTGCCATGCGCTCTGAGTCCACTGCTGCAGCTGAACACAAAG ggaaGATCATCATGCATGACCCTTTTGCCATGCGGCCCTTTTTCGGCTACAACTTTGGGCGCTACCTAGAACACTGGCTGAGCATGGAGGAGCACAAGGGGGCCCGGCTGCCTCGCATCTTCCATGTCAACTGGTTCCGGCGTGATGAGGCAGGCCGCTTCCTGTGGCCAGGCTTTGGAGAGAATTCTCGAGTGCTAGATTGGATCTGCCGGCGGCTAGAGGGAGAGGACAGTGCCCGAGAGACACCCATTGGCCTGGTGCCAAAGGAAGGCGCCTTGGATCTCAGCGGCCTGGGAGCCATAGACACCACCCAGCTTTTCTCGCTCCCTAAGGACTTCTGGGAACAGGAAGTTCATGATATTAGGAGCTACCTGACAGAGCAGGTCAACCAGGATCTGCCCAAGGAGGTGCTGACTGAGCTGGAGGCCCTGGAGGGACGTGTGCGCAGAATGTGA
- the PCK2 gene encoding phosphoenolpyruvate carboxykinase [GTP], mitochondrial isoform X1, whose protein sequence is MAAVYRPGLRLSWHGLRPCGWSSQRSIQTLRVLSGDLGKLPARVRDFVERSARLCQPEGIHICDGTEAENTAILTLLEQQGLIRKLHKYNNCWLARTDPKDVARVESKTVIVTPSQRDTVPLPAGGARGQLGNWMSPAEFQQAVDERFPGCMQGRTMYVLPFSMGPVGSPLSRIGVQLTDSAYVVASMRIMTRLGTPVLQALGDGDFVKCLHSVGQPLTGQGEPVSQWPCNPEKTLIGHVPDQREIVSFGSGYGGNSLLGKKCFALRIASRLARDEGWLAEHMLILGITSPAGKKRYVAAAFPSACGKTNLAMMRPALPGWKVECVGDDIAWMRFDSDGRLRAINPENGFFGVAPGTSATTNPNAMATIQSNTLFTNVAETSDGGVYWEGIDQSLPPGVTVTSWLGKAWKPGDKEPCAHPNSRFCAPARQCPIMDPAWEAPEGVPIDAIIFGGRRPKGVPLVYEAFNWRHGVFVGSAMRSESTAAAEHKGKIIMHDPFAMRPFFGYNFGRYLEHWLSMEEHKGARLPRIFHVNWFRRDEAGRFLWPGFGENSRVLDWICRRLEGEDSARETPIGLVPKEGALDLSGLGAIDTTQLFSLPKDFWEQEVHDIRSYLTEQVNQDLPKEVLTELEALEGRVRRM, encoded by the exons ATGGCAGCTGTGTACCGCCCCGGCCTGCG ACTTAGCTGGCATGGGCTGAGGCCCTGTGGCTGGTCATCACAGCGCAGCATCCAGACCCTGCGAGTACTCAGTGGAGATCTGGGCAAGCTGCCTGCTAGGGTTCGAGACTTTGTGGAGCGCAGTGCACGCCTGTGCCAACCAGAGGGTATCCACATTTGTGATGGGACCGAGGCTGAGAACACTGCCATACTGACTCTGCTGGAGCAGCAGGGACTCATCCGAAAGCTCCACAAGTACAACAACTG CTGGCTGGCCCGCACAGACCCCAAGGATGTGGCACGAGTAGAGAGCAAGACCGTGATTGTAACTCCTTCTCAACGAGACACAGTGCCTCTCCCAGCTGGTGGGGCCCGTGGGCAGCTGGGCAACTGGATGTCTCCAGCTGAGTTCCAGCAAGCTGTGGATGAAAGGTTTCCAGGCTGCATGCAGG GCAGAACCATGTATGTGCTTCCATTCAGCATGGGTCCTGTGGGCTCCCCACTGTCCCGCATTGGAGTGCAACTCACTGACTCAGCATACGTGGTAGCAAGCATGCGTATTATGACCCGGCTGGGGACACCTGTGCTTCAGGCCCTGGGAGATGGTGACTTTGTCAAGTGTCTGCACTCTGTGGGCCAGCCCCTGACTGGGCAAG GGGAGCCGGTGAGCCAGTGGCCATGCAACCCAGAGAAAACCCTGATTGGCCATGTGCCTGACCAGCGAGAAATCGTCTCCTTCGGCAGCGGCTATGGTGGCAACTCCCTGCTGGGCAAGAAGTGCTTTGCCCTTCGCATCGCCTCTCGGCTGGCCAGGGATGAGGGCTGGCTAGCGGAGCACATGCTG ATCCTGGGTATCACCAGCCCTGCAGGGAAGAAGCGCTATGTGGCAGCTGCCTTCCCCAGTGCCTGTGGCAAGACGAACTTGGCCATGATGCGGCCCGCTTTGCCAGGCTGGAAAGTAGAGTGTGTGGGGGATGACATCGCCTGGATGAGGTTTGACAGTGATG GTCGACTCCGGGCCATCAACCCTGAGAATGGCTTCTTTGGGGTCGCCCCTGGCACTTCTGCCACCACCAATCCCAATGCCATGGCCACAATCCAGAGTAACACTCTTTTCACCAACGTGGCTGAGACCAGCGATGGTGGTGTATACTGGGAAGGCATTGACCAGTCTCTTCCACCTGGAGTCACTGTCACCTCCTGGCTGGGCAAGGCATGGAAACCTG GTGACAAGGAGCCCTGTGCACATCCCAACTCTCGCTTTTGTGCCCCGGCTCGCCAGTGCCCCATCATGGACCCAGCGTGGGAGGCCCCTGAGGGTGTCCCCATTGATGCCATCATCTTTGGAGGCCGCAGACCCAAAG GAGTGCCACTGGTGTATGAAGCCTTCAACTGGCGCCACGGAGTGTTTGTGGGCAGTGCCATGCGCTCTGAGTCCACTGCTGCAGCTGAACACAAAG ggaaGATCATCATGCATGACCCTTTTGCCATGCGGCCCTTTTTCGGCTACAACTTTGGGCGCTACCTAGAACACTGGCTGAGCATGGAGGAGCACAAGGGGGCCCGGCTGCCTCGCATCTTCCATGTCAACTGGTTCCGGCGTGATGAGGCAGGCCGCTTCCTGTGGCCAGGCTTTGGAGAGAATTCTCGAGTGCTAGATTGGATCTGCCGGCGGCTAGAGGGAGAGGACAGTGCCCGAGAGACACCCATTGGCCTGGTGCCAAAGGAAGGCGCCTTGGATCTCAGCGGCCTGGGAGCCATAGACACCACCCAGCTTTTCTCGCTCCCTAAGGACTTCTGGGAACAGGAAGTTCATGATATTAGGAGCTACCTGACAGAGCAGGTCAACCAGGATCTGCCCAAGGAGGTGCTGACTGAGCTGGAGGCCCTGGAGGGACGTGTGCGCAGAATGTGA
- the DCAF11 gene encoding DDB1- and CUL4-associated factor 11 isoform X2 codes for MGSRNSSSAGTGSGDSSEGLPRRGTGLRRSEEEEEEDEDVDLAQVLAYLLRRGQVRLVQGGGAANLQLIQALSDSEEEHDSAWDGRLGDRYNPPVDATPDTRELECNEIKTQVELATGRLGLRRTAEEHSFPQMLHQRERGLCHQGSFSLGEQSRVMSHFLPNYLGFTDTYSQKAFCGIYSKDGQIFMSACQDQTIRLYDCRYGRFHKFKSIKARDVGWSVLDVAFTPDGNHFLYSSWSDYIHICNIYGEGDTHTALDLRPDERRFAVFSIAVSSDGREVLGGANDGCLYVFDREQNRRTLQIESHEDDVNAVAFADMSSQILFSGGDDAICKVWDRRTMREDDPKPVGALAGHQDGITFIDSKGDARYLISNSKDQTIKLWDIRRFSSREGMEASRQAATQQNWDYRWQQVPKKSLAEAEAPRGQLLDDLPGPWGAAHPHPVPVLPQPQHWPAVHL; via the exons ATGGGATCACGGAACAGCAGCAGCGCAGGAACTGGATCCGGAGACTCCTCCGAGGGCTTGCCTCGAAGAGGGACTGGCCTTCGTCGgagtgaggaagaggaagaggaggatgaagATGTGGATCTGGCCCAGGTACTGGCCTATCTCCTTCGCAG GGGCCAAGTGAGGTTGGTGCAGGGAGGAGGTGCAGCAAATTTACAACTCATCCAGGCCCTCTCTGACTCGGAGGAAGAACATGACAGTGCCTGGGATGGTCGTCTTGGGGACCGATACAACCCACCCG TGGATGCAACCCCTGACACCCGGGAGCTGGAATGCAATGAGATCAAGACCCAAGTGGAACTGGCTACAGGACGGCTAGGGCTTAGGCGGACAGCCGAGGAGCACAGCTTTCCTCAAATGCTACACCAG AGAGAACGGGGCCTGTGCCACCAGGGAAGCTTCTCCCTTGGAGAACAGTCTCGAGTGATGTCTCA CTTCTTGCCCAATTATCTGGGCTTCACTGATACCTACTCTCAGAAGGCTTTCTGTGGCATCTACAGCAAAGATGGTCAAATCTTCATGTCTGCTTGCCAAG ACCAGACAATCAGACTGTATGACTGCCGGTATGGCCGCTTTCATAAATTCAAGAGCATCAAGGCCCGAGATGTAGGCTGGAGTGTCCTAGATGTGGCCTTCACCCCTGATGGGAACCATTTCCTATACTCCAGCTGGTCTGATTACA TTCATATCTGCAACATCTACGGGGAGGGAGACACACACACTGCCCTGGATCTAAG GCCAGATGAACGTCGCTTTGCTGTCTTCTCCATTGCTGTCTCCTCAGATGGACGAGAAGTGCTAGGAGG GGCCAATGATGGCTGCTTGTATGTCTTTGATCGAGAACAGAACCGGCGCACCCTTCAG ATTGAGTCCCATGAGGATGATGTGAATGCAGTGGCCTTTGCTGACATGAGCTCCCAAATCCTGTTCTCTGGGGGTGACGATGCCATCTGCAAAGTGTGGGATCGACGCACCATGCGAGAAGATGACCCCAAACCTGTGGGTGCACTGGCTGGACATCAGGATGGCATCACCTTCATTGACAGCAAG GGTGATGCTCGGTATCTTATCTCCAACTCCAAAGACCAGACCATCAAGCTCTGGGATATCCGGCGCTTTTCTAGCCGGGAAGGCATGGAAGCCTCACGCCAGGCTGCCACACAGCAAAACTGGGACTACCGCTGGCAGCAGGTACCCAAAAAA AGCCTGGCGGAAGCTGAAGCTCCCAGGGGACAGCTCCTTGATGACTTACCGGGGCCATGGGGTGCTGCACACCCTCATCCGGTGCCGGTTCTCCCCCAGCCACAGCACTGGCCAGCAGTTCATCTATAG